One genomic window of Candidatus Nitrospira inopinata includes the following:
- a CDS encoding RNA recognition motif domain-containing protein gives MGSKIYVGGLPYSATEQQLSDLFAAHGSVASARIITDKFTGQSRGFGFVEMSSDAEAQAAISALNGSEMGGRTLTVNEARPQEPRSGGGGRGFGGDRSGGGKRDRW, from the coding sequence ATGGGTTCAAAAATCTACGTCGGCGGGTTGCCGTATTCGGCGACCGAACAGCAATTAAGCGACTTGTTTGCCGCTCACGGGTCCGTGGCGTCCGCGCGGATCATCACCGATAAGTTTACCGGCCAATCCCGAGGATTCGGATTCGTGGAGATGTCGTCCGACGCGGAAGCACAGGCTGCCATCAGCGCGCTCAATGGTTCCGAGATGGGCGGCCGGACGTTGACGGTCAATGAGGCGCGTCCCCAGGAGCCCCGGAGCGGCGGTGGAGGCCGTGGATTCGGCGGTGATCGAAGCGGAGGCGGGAAACGCGATCGCTGGTAA